The Cerasicoccus sp. TK19100 genome window below encodes:
- the hemF gene encoding oxygen-dependent coproporphyrinogen oxidase has product MKPDPNAVCEFLRDYQNSLCARLEAFAPHQPFKADQWERAEGGGGESRVLADGDIFEKAGVNFSDVRGKSLPPSATAHRPQLAGRSFRAMGVSVVIHPRNPYAPTSHANVRFFIAEKEGEPAVWWFGGGFDLTPYYGFVEDAQDWHQTARQACQPFGVDLYPRFKKWCDEYFHLKHRNEARGVGGLFFDDYNEHNFEHAFGFMKSVAQAYPDAYAPIVERRKDTNFGLKERQWQLYRRGRYVEFNLLYDRGTLFGLQSGGRTESILMSLPPLVRWDYDYQPEAGSREAALADFIKPRDWVGADGEPLEIEID; this is encoded by the coding sequence ATGAAGCCCGACCCAAACGCCGTGTGCGAATTTCTCCGCGATTATCAGAACTCCCTTTGTGCGCGGCTGGAGGCCTTTGCGCCGCACCAGCCGTTTAAAGCCGACCAGTGGGAGCGCGCGGAAGGCGGCGGTGGCGAATCACGCGTGCTGGCCGATGGCGACATTTTTGAAAAGGCAGGCGTCAACTTCTCCGATGTCCGGGGGAAATCCCTGCCGCCGAGCGCGACGGCGCATCGACCGCAGCTCGCCGGGCGCAGCTTTCGCGCAATGGGCGTCAGCGTGGTGATCCACCCGCGCAACCCCTACGCACCGACGAGCCACGCCAATGTCCGCTTTTTCATTGCCGAAAAGGAAGGCGAGCCGGCTGTATGGTGGTTTGGCGGCGGCTTTGACCTGACCCCGTATTACGGCTTCGTCGAGGACGCGCAGGACTGGCATCAGACAGCGCGCCAAGCCTGCCAGCCCTTCGGTGTCGATCTCTACCCGCGCTTCAAGAAATGGTGCGACGAGTATTTTCACCTCAAGCATCGCAACGAAGCGCGCGGCGTAGGCGGGTTGTTTTTCGACGACTATAACGAGCACAATTTCGAGCATGCCTTTGGCTTCATGAAGAGCGTCGCCCAAGCCTACCCGGATGCCTATGCGCCGATTGTCGAGCGTCGCAAGGACACCAACTTCGGCCTCAAAGAACGTCAGTGGCAGCTTTACCGCCGCGGCCGCTACGTGGAGTTCAACCTGCTCTACGACCGCGGCACCCTCTTTGGCCTGCAAAGCGGCGGGCGCACGGAATCGATATTGATGTCCCTGCCACCGCTGGTCCGCTGGGATTACGATTACCAACCCGAGGCTGGCAGCCGTGAAGCTGCCCTAGCGGACTTTATCAAGCCACGTGACTGGGTCGGTGCCGACGGCGAACCGCTGGAGATTGAGATCGATTAA
- the hemE gene encoding uroporphyrinogen decarboxylase, which produces MTSKERFLAAANCQPVDRPPIWIMRQAGRYLPEYRKLKEQYDFVTMVKTPELATEVTLQPLKRFALDAAIVFSDILIVPEALGQPYHFRDQGGIGMDFALESAADIAKLDDASAVSEKLTYIADALKMVRSEVGEEKAVLGFAGSPWTLACYMVEGGSSKDFTRIKALFYQDRKTFDQLMTKLASACAELLKMQLAAGADCVQLFDSWASACAGVDYHEMSLRWIRQIIDELPADAPIILFAKGMAHHVDTLSASGAKVLGMDWTVNLPEMRERAPANIALQGNLDPTLLSTSPEIVRRAAEDLLNAMNNAPGHIVNLGHGILPSAHVECVETLVNTVVERGAK; this is translated from the coding sequence ATGACTTCCAAAGAACGATTTCTCGCCGCCGCAAACTGCCAGCCCGTTGACCGGCCACCAATCTGGATCATGCGCCAAGCGGGACGCTATCTGCCCGAATACCGCAAGCTCAAGGAGCAGTATGACTTCGTGACGATGGTCAAGACGCCGGAGCTGGCCACCGAGGTGACGCTGCAGCCGCTCAAGCGGTTTGCGCTCGATGCGGCGATTGTGTTTTCCGACATCCTCATCGTGCCCGAGGCGCTGGGCCAGCCATACCATTTCCGCGATCAGGGGGGCATCGGCATGGATTTCGCCCTCGAAAGCGCGGCCGACATTGCCAAGCTCGACGACGCCTCCGCCGTCAGTGAAAAGCTGACCTACATTGCCGACGCATTGAAAATGGTGCGCAGCGAAGTCGGAGAGGAAAAGGCCGTGCTGGGCTTTGCGGGCTCCCCCTGGACCCTCGCCTGCTACATGGTCGAGGGCGGCAGTTCGAAGGACTTTACCCGCATCAAGGCGCTATTTTATCAGGACCGCAAAACGTTCGATCAGCTAATGACCAAGCTGGCCTCTGCCTGCGCGGAGCTCCTCAAGATGCAGCTCGCCGCCGGGGCCGATTGCGTGCAGCTCTTTGACAGCTGGGCCAGCGCGTGCGCCGGTGTGGACTACCACGAGATGTCGCTGCGCTGGATCCGACAGATCATCGATGAGCTGCCCGCCGACGCGCCGATCATTCTCTTTGCCAAGGGCATGGCGCATCATGTAGACACCTTGTCCGCCAGTGGTGCCAAAGTGCTCGGCATGGACTGGACCGTCAACCTGCCCGAGATGCGTGAGCGCGCTCCGGCGAACATTGCCCTCCAGGGCAACCTCGACCCCACACTGCTCAGCACCTCGCCAGAAATCGTCCGCCGCGCCGCCGAAGACCTGCTCAATGCGATGAACAACGCTCCGGGCCACATCGTAAACCTCGGCCATGGCATTCTGCCCAGCGCTCATGTCGAGTGCGTCGAGACGCTGGTCAACACGGTCGTCGAGCGCGGAGCCAAATAG
- a CDS encoding LacI family DNA-binding transcriptional regulator, with protein MASLKEIAKDVGVSHALVSRVLSNRMGTTRVSEKTRQRILDRAKELNYTPNPLAVALKRGRKGAVGVFLHGVGIPGSEMSLKFIQSAGRALSANGYNLWMQFFEKKEEFLAACNEELMSKVDGLILAGLAHEELAENVIEIEKRGLPVVLSCHGNMEKFGLTNFQVDAEQQSYLTTKHLLECGCKEVAHFFSMPLRYRGYIRAHEEFGITPKDHLTVPARGYQTKSGHDAMAHLFDNNIKFDGISAQSDGQAAGVYHYLAERGISRENWPLVTGIDDSPIAHDFSLIKLTSATAEMERCAELAVKAVHNKIESEPVEEQHVEPQLMIRESTSRK; from the coding sequence ATGGCCTCCCTGAAAGAAATCGCAAAGGATGTTGGCGTCTCACATGCGCTGGTGTCACGAGTATTAAGCAACCGGATGGGGACGACCCGCGTCAGCGAGAAGACCCGCCAGAGAATTCTGGATCGCGCCAAAGAGCTTAACTATACCCCCAATCCCCTGGCAGTGGCGCTCAAGCGCGGTCGAAAAGGTGCCGTCGGCGTGTTCCTGCACGGAGTCGGCATCCCCGGCAGCGAGATGTCACTGAAATTCATCCAGTCAGCCGGTCGCGCATTGTCCGCCAATGGCTACAATTTGTGGATGCAGTTTTTTGAGAAAAAAGAGGAGTTTCTCGCCGCGTGCAACGAAGAGCTCATGAGCAAGGTCGATGGGCTGATCCTCGCCGGTCTCGCCCACGAAGAGCTCGCCGAAAACGTCATTGAAATTGAAAAACGCGGCCTGCCCGTCGTCCTCTCATGCCACGGCAACATGGAGAAGTTCGGGCTGACGAATTTTCAGGTCGACGCCGAACAGCAGTCCTACCTAACAACCAAACATTTATTGGAATGCGGCTGCAAGGAAGTGGCGCATTTTTTCAGCATGCCGCTGCGCTATCGCGGCTATATCCGCGCCCACGAGGAGTTCGGCATCACGCCCAAGGACCATCTAACGGTGCCCGCCCGTGGCTATCAGACAAAAAGTGGCCACGACGCCATGGCGCACCTGTTCGACAACAACATCAAGTTCGACGGCATTTCCGCGCAGTCAGACGGCCAAGCTGCTGGCGTTTACCACTACCTGGCCGAGCGGGGAATCTCTCGCGAAAACTGGCCGCTGGTTACCGGCATTGACGACTCCCCAATTGCACACGACTTCAGCCTGATAAAGCTCACCAGTGCCACCGCCGAAATGGAGCGCTGCGCCGAGCTCGCAGTGAAGGCGGTGCATAACAAAATCGAAAGCGAACCCGTCGAAGAGCAGCACGTGGAGCCGCAGTTAATGATCCGCGAATCGACCAGCCGCAAATAG
- a CDS encoding ABC transporter substrate-binding protein, whose translation MSLPPSGSKLKGIGKFFGLFAAVAVGFYVLLLLLNWALSPEIQSEKLPVPPEIAEKMQALRSESWEVDPDNPPQNYVAVDYSEGETAAWWPKGQSKVIDQAVANGDLPPVAERVGPEPVVLKGSDGIGEYGGTWMRLGTNNDWGIMSWRLSGSNLVRWSPMGYPIVPHIAKSWSRNEDATEWTFTLRKGVHWSDGHPLTTEDVRFYWEDVELGLDDGQVASWLAPGGVAAEVEIIDDYTFKFKFAKPYGAFLEMLASNVFYKFMMPKHYLLQYHEKIGDEEKIEELRVQMGLSTKKAVWNAVSNTITNPERPTLNPWIARSEQGTPPIYFVRNPYYFAVDEAGNQLPYIDQVMFEVKHPQLIPVAASAGSASMQGRNLSFDNYTLLMEGTDPGGYELLHWFNPSRSAWTIFPNLNRRAFDNDPASQWKVQYLTDKRFRQALSLAIDRQTIIDSVYHGIGEPAQLDPGRSSPYFNENLLKSFTEFDPERANQLLDEVGLSKRGPDGMRVAEDGTPITFYIDFTSYTGEGPAQFVIDDWRDVGIRAIHRERNRGLWGQERLALKQDFVIWAGESEFIPLLEIRNFVPTNAWSLHAPAYGQWFDNGGTEGTPMQSGFAQEPPVGSAIRKAMDYWNQMLDASNEEERIKLFSQIADLAAEEVWTISIATPPPFLIVKDKDLKNVPDKAVYGAPYNSPANTAIDTYYFENLEENPAITAQIANVMAGPLPSKFTLGSEGRVLETSFTEKLSKMVPWLWTICLIGFLIMMATKHPYVARRLLIMVPTLFIVSIIVFIVIQMPPGNFVETKIIQLQMDGDEEAIEQVEQLTVLFNLEDPVWKQYLKWSGLQWFVTYDAGDKGLLQGELGISMQTLRSVNDTVEERALLTMAISLLTVLFTWAVALPIGIYTAVRQYSIGDYALTFIGFIGMCVPNFLLAILMMYWANKYFGVNVTGLFSPEYATDPSWSWGKFVDLLLHLIVPIIVIGTAGTAGMIRVMRANLLDELRKPYVTTAMAKGVKPFKLLIKYPVRLAINPFISGIGGLFPSMLSGGSITAIILALPMIGPLLLDGLLTEDFYLAGSLLMVFSLLGIAGTLVSDILLLLVDPRIRMDGGSK comes from the coding sequence ATGTCCCTCCCCCCTTCCGGATCCAAGCTCAAAGGTATTGGCAAATTTTTTGGCCTCTTTGCCGCCGTCGCGGTCGGTTTCTATGTCCTGCTTCTGCTGTTAAACTGGGCACTCTCGCCTGAGATACAGTCCGAAAAGCTACCAGTACCACCCGAAATAGCCGAGAAAATGCAGGCTCTTCGCTCGGAGTCCTGGGAGGTCGACCCAGATAACCCGCCGCAAAATTACGTCGCCGTGGACTACTCCGAGGGCGAGACCGCTGCCTGGTGGCCCAAGGGGCAATCCAAAGTCATCGACCAGGCCGTTGCCAATGGCGACCTCCCCCCAGTAGCCGAGCGCGTGGGCCCGGAACCTGTTGTTTTAAAGGGATCCGACGGCATTGGCGAATATGGTGGCACCTGGATGCGCCTGGGCACGAATAACGACTGGGGCATCATGAGCTGGCGATTGTCGGGCTCCAACCTCGTCCGTTGGTCACCAATGGGCTATCCGATCGTCCCACACATTGCCAAGAGCTGGTCCCGCAATGAGGATGCAACCGAGTGGACCTTCACGCTGCGCAAGGGCGTGCACTGGTCCGACGGACACCCGCTCACCACTGAGGATGTTCGCTTCTATTGGGAGGATGTCGAACTCGGGCTGGACGATGGACAAGTCGCCAGTTGGCTCGCCCCGGGTGGCGTCGCGGCCGAAGTGGAGATCATCGACGACTACACCTTCAAGTTCAAATTCGCCAAGCCCTATGGTGCCTTCCTCGAAATGCTGGCCAGCAACGTCTTTTACAAATTCATGATGCCCAAGCACTACCTGCTCCAGTATCACGAAAAAATCGGCGACGAGGAAAAGATCGAAGAACTGCGTGTGCAGATGGGCCTCTCGACCAAAAAGGCAGTCTGGAACGCGGTTAGCAACACCATCACCAACCCCGAACGCCCTACGCTCAATCCCTGGATCGCCCGCTCCGAGCAAGGCACGCCTCCGATCTACTTTGTCCGCAACCCCTACTACTTTGCCGTCGATGAGGCGGGCAACCAGCTCCCCTACATTGATCAGGTGATGTTCGAGGTGAAGCACCCGCAGCTCATTCCGGTCGCCGCGTCCGCCGGGTCTGCCAGCATGCAGGGGCGCAATCTGTCCTTCGACAACTACACGCTCCTCATGGAAGGCACCGACCCGGGCGGCTACGAGCTGCTCCACTGGTTTAACCCCTCACGCTCAGCATGGACCATTTTCCCCAACCTGAATCGCCGCGCGTTTGACAACGACCCTGCTTCCCAATGGAAGGTCCAATACCTCACCGATAAACGCTTCCGCCAAGCCCTCTCCCTCGCCATTGACCGGCAGACGATCATTGACTCCGTTTACCACGGCATCGGCGAGCCTGCGCAGCTCGATCCCGGTCGCAGCTCTCCCTACTTCAACGAAAACCTGCTCAAATCTTTCACCGAATTCGACCCCGAGCGCGCCAACCAACTCCTCGACGAAGTGGGCTTGAGCAAGCGAGGCCCCGATGGCATGCGCGTGGCCGAGGACGGCACGCCGATCACCTTCTACATAGACTTTACCAGCTACACCGGCGAAGGCCCGGCGCAATTCGTAATCGATGATTGGCGAGACGTCGGCATCCGCGCGATTCACCGCGAACGCAACCGCGGACTCTGGGGCCAAGAGCGCCTGGCACTCAAGCAGGACTTCGTCATCTGGGCCGGCGAAAGCGAATTCATCCCTCTGTTAGAAATCCGCAACTTCGTGCCCACCAACGCCTGGTCCCTCCACGCACCCGCCTACGGCCAGTGGTTTGACAATGGCGGCACGGAAGGCACCCCGATGCAGAGCGGCTTTGCCCAAGAGCCCCCAGTCGGTAGTGCGATCCGCAAGGCCATGGATTACTGGAACCAAATGCTCGATGCCTCCAACGAAGAGGAACGCATAAAGCTGTTTTCCCAAATTGCCGACCTGGCCGCAGAGGAAGTCTGGACCATCAGTATCGCCACACCTCCGCCGTTCCTGATCGTCAAAGACAAAGATCTGAAAAACGTTCCCGACAAGGCCGTCTACGGTGCGCCATATAACAGCCCGGCCAACACCGCAATCGATACCTACTATTTCGAAAACCTCGAGGAAAATCCGGCCATCACCGCACAGATCGCCAACGTCATGGCCGGCCCGCTGCCCAGTAAGTTTACCCTCGGCAGCGAAGGCCGCGTTCTCGAAACCTCATTTACGGAGAAGCTCTCCAAAATGGTTCCGTGGCTCTGGACGATTTGCCTGATCGGCTTCCTCATCATGATGGCGACCAAGCACCCCTACGTCGCGCGCCGCCTCCTGATCATGGTCCCCACGTTGTTCATTGTGTCGATCATCGTGTTCATTGTCATCCAAATGCCGCCGGGCAATTTCGTGGAGACGAAAATTATCCAGCTACAAATGGACGGTGACGAGGAGGCCATCGAGCAAGTCGAGCAATTGACAGTACTCTTCAACCTCGAGGACCCAGTTTGGAAACAGTATTTAAAATGGTCCGGCCTGCAGTGGTTTGTTACTTATGATGCCGGAGACAAAGGCCTCCTCCAGGGGGAGCTCGGCATCTCGATGCAAACGCTACGATCGGTCAACGACACGGTGGAGGAGCGCGCATTGCTCACCATGGCGATCTCCCTCCTCACGGTGCTCTTCACCTGGGCGGTCGCGCTACCAATCGGCATTTATACGGCCGTGCGCCAATACTCCATCGGTGATTATGCGCTAACCTTCATCGGCTTCATCGGCATGTGCGTGCCCAACTTCCTGCTCGCTATCTTGATGATGTATTGGGCCAACAAATACTTTGGCGTTAATGTAACCGGCCTGTTCTCCCCCGAATACGCGACCGACCCCAGCTGGTCCTGGGGCAAGTTCGTCGACCTCCTACTGCACCTGATCGTGCCCATCATCGTGATCGGCACAGCGGGCACTGCGGGCATGATCCGCGTGATGCGCGCCAACCTCCTGGACGAGTTGCGCAAGCCCTACGTGACAACGGCGATGGCCAAAGGCGTCAAGCCGTTCAAACTGCTCATCAAGTATCCCGTGCGCCTGGCGATCAACCCGTTCATCTCCGGCATCGGCGGCCTGTTCCCGAGCATGCTTTCCGGCGGCTCGATCACAGCCATCATCCTGGCGCTGCCGATGATCGGCCCATTGCTCCTCGACGGCCTGCTCACGGAAGACTTCTACCTCGCCGGCTCCCTCCTGATGGTGTTCAGCCTGTTGGGCATCGCCGGCACCCTCGTCAGCGACATCCTGCTACTGCTGGTTGATCCGCGAATCCGCATGGACGGAGGTTCAAAATGA
- a CDS encoding ABC transporter permease yields the protein MSEEIKKSGMTPTPPRDHPKPTADDPDEKPAQVIDNLSQWQLIRLRFLKHKPAVISMFLLMVLYSIAVIAEFVAPYNKDYGNVDYIYCPPQMPKFSFEHGIYTDKLERAKDPVSLKNYYVHTGEITKLGFFVKGEETKLMGFIPIERRLFGAQSDQDAPFYFLGADKFGRDLYSRLVYGSRISLSIGIVSIITTFLLGAVIGGISGYMGGTVDMIIQRSMEIINAFPQLPLWLALAAVMPGDWPPIKVYFAITIVLSIFGWTGLARLVRGKILSLREEDYAVAASLLGASHSRILFRHLLPGFTSHIIVSLSLSVPGMILGETALSFLGLGLRPPVVSWGVLLQECLNIDIVANYPWLLMPVIFIIITVLCFNFFGDGMRDAADPYAR from the coding sequence ATGAGCGAAGAAATTAAAAAATCCGGCATGACCCCCACTCCGCCCCGCGACCACCCGAAGCCCACGGCTGACGATCCCGACGAAAAGCCAGCCCAGGTCATCGACAACCTGTCGCAATGGCAACTCATCCGCCTGCGCTTTCTCAAACACAAGCCAGCCGTCATCTCGATGTTCCTACTGATGGTGCTCTACTCCATCGCGGTCATCGCCGAGTTCGTCGCTCCGTATAACAAAGACTACGGCAACGTGGACTACATTTACTGCCCTCCGCAGATGCCCAAGTTCAGCTTTGAGCACGGCATTTACACGGACAAACTTGAGCGCGCGAAGGACCCCGTTTCGCTCAAGAATTACTACGTGCATACGGGAGAAATTACCAAGCTCGGTTTCTTCGTGAAAGGCGAGGAGACGAAGCTCATGGGCTTCATCCCGATCGAGCGCCGCCTCTTCGGGGCCCAGAGTGATCAGGACGCGCCATTCTATTTTCTGGGCGCGGATAAGTTCGGGCGCGATTTGTATTCCCGCCTCGTCTATGGCTCTCGGATCAGTCTTTCCATCGGCATCGTGTCGATCATTACCACCTTCCTACTGGGTGCCGTGATCGGTGGTATCTCCGGATACATGGGCGGCACGGTGGATATGATCATCCAGCGCTCCATGGAGATCATTAACGCCTTTCCGCAGCTACCACTTTGGCTCGCGCTCGCCGCCGTGATGCCCGGCGACTGGCCACCAATTAAGGTTTATTTCGCGATCACCATCGTGCTGTCGATCTTTGGTTGGACCGGCCTCGCGCGCTTGGTCCGTGGTAAGATTCTTTCGCTGCGCGAGGAGGATTACGCCGTGGCTGCGAGTCTCCTGGGTGCCAGCCACAGTCGCATTTTGTTCCGCCACCTGCTGCCGGGCTTTACCAGCCACATCATCGTCAGCCTGTCGCTCAGCGTGCCGGGGATGATCCTTGGCGAAACCGCGCTGTCGTTCCTCGGACTGGGCCTGCGCCCACCGGTTGTCAGTTGGGGCGTGCTCCTGCAGGAGTGCCTGAACATCGACATTGTCGCCAATTACCCTTGGCTGCTGATGCCGGTGATCTTCATCATCATTACCGTTCTTTGCTTTAACTT